The window CGGCACCGGGCAGCAGCGCAATCAGAGAGACCAGAAACAAGGGTGACCTGGCCAGTGCCTGGGTCCCGAAAACATCTATGGACCGAACGCGACTTTTCGAGAAAATTTTTCCCAAAATCAGGAGAAAAAAGCTCATAAAAAGCCAGGAAACCATAATTTCAGAAATATTGATCCCGAGTGATGGTGCCGGCGGGCCCAGATGAAAGTCAAGAATTCCGTCGAAACGGACCCTCCCGAGAAATGCCAGAGATCCCGTGGCCACCATAATAACGACACCCAGGGTAAGTGCTTTCCCCCCCGCCACATAGTAAAAAGGATTCAGCAGCCATCTGCTGATTACTCCGGACTCCTTTTGACCGTATGACATGGACAGTTCACTCATTTTCCACCTCCTTGCTTTGGGTTTCTTTTTTCATTTGGGAAATTTTTTCAATCAACGCATCCACCCGGTTTCTGACGGTTGGGTAGGATATACCGTACATTCGAGCCAGTTCCTTAAGGCTGCCGCTTGCCTCAACCAGGCGGACAATAAAATCCTGATCATCCTGGGACAACCGGGCAAGGATCGGCAAATCAAAATGCCCGTTCACCGTTGTGTCACAGCAACTGCAGGCCAGGCCCTGGACCGCCAGAAGGCCTTTGCAACTTGGACATCGGACAGGAAACTGTTTTTTGCTCATAGCCGCCACCATTTCATTTTAATTCAAGCGAACATGAATATTATTCATAAATAGATTAATTATATCAAGTAAAATATAAAAATATTTGACATCAACCAACTTTTACGCTGAAAGTCACAGTTCGACACAATTGTCGACAAATGCGAAATTTGTCGACCCCAAAGGCATTCCCAACACAGACAACTAATTGATATTTAAACATATCACAACTTGGCACACTCTTTGATATAAATCATGGTGACGTTTGTCTATTTTGGGTCAATTAGAAATAAAAGCTTAAATTAAGGAGGCAAAAATGAATATCACCAGTAAATTCTGCAGATTAGGGACCAGTCTGGCGTTAACAGCTCTGCTGACCTTTCCCCTGGCGGCGGAAGCCGGCAATGGCAACGGTTACGGTAAAGGAGACAGCGGACAATGCACAGCCGGCATCATTAACCTTCCCAAAGGGGATCTGTCTGAAGAAGAAACCAAAACCCTGCTGTACATGAGAGAGGAAGAAAAATTGGCCAGGGATGTGTACCTGGTCCTTTATGAACAATGGGGACTTCGGGTATTCGCCCAGATCGCCCGCAGTGAACAGCGCCACATGGACACCATGAAAATACTCATTGACAAGTACGAGTTGACAGACCCTGTTTCGGATGATGCACAAGGGGTGTTTACTGATTCAGATCTTCAGGCGCTTTATGATAAGCTCATTGCCGACGGGCAGGTATCCCTGGCCGAGGCGCTGACGGTAGGAGCGAACATTGAAGATCTTGATATCTATGACCTTCAAACCGCCTTGTCGGAATCAGATGATGAGGATGTTCGTACTGCCTACCGGAATCTGTTGAAAGCCTCTGGTAATCATTTGCGGGCATTTGTTTACCAGTTGCACCTTAACAATGTCGAATATACCCCGGAGTATATCTCCCTTGAAACCTATGATGCGATTATTTCTGCTCCCAAAGAAACAGGATACGTCAATGATAACGACGAACCGTTTGTGGAATCCGGGTTCAACCGGGAAAATACGGGTTGTGGGAGGAGAGACATCATTGCCGGTGCAGCGATTTCAGAAGACATACACACCTTGCTGCTGTCCCGGGGCGGGAACGGTAGAGGGCGTGGCCAGGGGCCTGGAAACGGCACCGGGAATGGCGGAAACGGCCCGAAAGACGGCAGCGGAAACGGCAAGAAAAACGGCACTTGCATATTTTCCTGAGACTCTTTGAAACGCGGTTACGGCATCCCCCCCCCCCCCCGGGGGGTGCTGTAACCGTTCTGGAATGATCAAAACGGTTAAGGCCGCTTTTATTTCATCGGCACCCAGTTTTTTCGTGGAATTTTCAAGTTCTAACCGATAGGATGTGGATGGCTCAGATCCTTATTTGTTGCGGTTTTTCCATCAGGGCTGGATCATAACTTTTGCTTTTAGAGGGGAAGGCTCAATGCGCTGGTTTCTTTTAGCGACCATATCCATATTTTGGGCATTGCTTCCGGTTTCAATGCCGGATGCTTTATCCCAGGAAGCCCTGACGGTCCGGGTGATTTCACTGGATCATGATCAAGGCGCCATGATTGTCGAACCGGTCAGTACCGGTGGCTATCCTGAAAGAATAACAGTTCATTACGATCCGGATCAGGCTCCCCCAAGACTCTCCCCTCAGGATATAATCCGCATACAAGGACTCTTGTCACCGGATGGAAGCGGCCAGTTTACCGCATCCCATATCGGTTACGGAAAGAACACCGCAGACCCCACCGGAGTCCGGTCCCGTATTGGAAAATGCCGGGGACAGGGGTACAGGGGCGGCAAAAGCCAGGAAAAATCATGGAGGAAATAAAAGCTTTCCCCGGACTGCCGGAAAGATTTTCCCAAGGCTGGAAAGGCAATGCCGCCATTATCACCCTTCTGGTTCTGATGATGGCCGGAT is drawn from uncultured Desulfobacter sp. and contains these coding sequences:
- a CDS encoding DUF2089 family protein, whose product is MSKKQFPVRCPSCKGLLAVQGLACSCCDTTVNGHFDLPILARLSQDDQDFIVRLVEASGSLKELARMYGISYPTVRNRVDALIEKISQMKKETQSKEVENE
- a CDS encoding DUF2202 domain-containing protein codes for the protein MNITSKFCRLGTSLALTALLTFPLAAEAGNGNGYGKGDSGQCTAGIINLPKGDLSEEETKTLLYMREEEKLARDVYLVLYEQWGLRVFAQIARSEQRHMDTMKILIDKYELTDPVSDDAQGVFTDSDLQALYDKLIADGQVSLAEALTVGANIEDLDIYDLQTALSESDDEDVRTAYRNLLKASGNHLRAFVYQLHLNNVEYTPEYISLETYDAIISAPKETGYVNDNDEPFVESGFNRENTGCGRRDIIAGAAISEDIHTLLLSRGGNGRGRGQGPGNGTGNGGNGPKDGSGNGKKNGTCIFS